CGCCAGTTGCAAGGCGGCGGCGTCCGAGCCAGCGTCCGGCTCGGTCAGTGCGAAGGCCGCGACCGCGTCCCCGGCGGCGACCGCGGGCAGCCAGCGCCGCACCTGTTCGTCCAAACCAGACTGCAGCACCGGGTAGCTGCCCAGCCCCTGCAAAGCAAGTGCAGTCTCCGCTTCGGTGCACTGCGTGGCCAGAGCTTCTCGGAGCAGGCACAGGTCGGTCGCGGCAGCCTGCCGAGTCGGCTGTCCGCTCTCGACGCCGGGGAACAGCCGCGCGAGCAAGCCGTGCGAACCCATCGCCTTCAGCAGCGGACGGTTGACCGTTCCTTCGGCACCGGCGGAAGCCAGCGGGACCAGCTGCGACGCGGCGATCTCGCGCACCGAAGCCGCATATGCGGTCTGCTCGGGAGTGAAAGCGAACGCGTTCATCGGGCTTCCTCCGGTCGCCAGCGGGCATGTGCGGTCTGGTGGCCGCCCGTGCGGACGAGGTCCAGCCGTGGTTCCGGGCCGTCGGTCCGGCCGGTTTGCGGGGCCCGTTTGCCCGCCGCCCACTGCTTGGGCCACTCGACCGGATAGTCCTGCGCGGCCGCCGCGTGCAAGGTCCACTGTGGATCGAACAGGTGGGTGCGGCCCAGCGCGCACAGGTCGGCCCGGCCGGCCAGGATGAGCGAGTTCACGTCGTCGTAAGACGAGATCGCGCCGACGGCGATCACCGCGGTGCCGTAACGACGGCCGACTTCGTTGCGGATCCGGTCCGCGTACGGGGTCTGGTAGCTCCGCCCGAACTTCGGCTTTTCCTCGCTGACGACCTGGCCGGTGGAGACATCGATCGCGGCCGCGCCGTGTTCGGCGAAGGCTTGCGCGATGGCGACCGCCTCCTCCGCGTCGTTGCCGCCTTCGAACCAGTCGGTGGCCGAGATCCGGACGGTCAGCGGGCGATCCGCCGGCCACACCGCACGGATCGCGTCGAAGACCTCCAGCGGGAAGCGGAGCCGGTTCTCCGGGGAACCGCCGTAGGCGTCGGTGCGGTGGTTGGTCAGCGGCGAAAGGAAGGACGACAGCAGGTATCCGTGCGCGCAGTGCAGTTCCAGCAGGTCGAAGCCGGCGCGGGCGGCGGCCTCGGCGGCCGCGACGAACTGGTCCCGGATCTCCGCCAGTTCCGCGACGGACAACTCCCGCGGCGTCTGGTTGTTCGCGGAGTAGGGCAACGCGGAAGGCGCGCAGACTTCCCAGTTGCCTTCCGGAAGCGGATCGTCGATGCCCTCCCACATCAGCTTCGTGGAGCCCTTCCGCCCGGAATGCCCCAGCTGCAGCCCGATCTTCGCCGGAGTTTCGCGGTGCACGAAGGAGACGATCCGTTCCCACGCGGCTTCTTGCTCCGAGTTGTACAACCCGGGACAGCCCGGCGTGATCCGGCCCTCGGCGGACACGCAGATCATCTCGGTCATCACCAGCCCGGCCCCGCCGAGCGCCTTGCTGCCCAGGTGCACGAGGTGGAACTCGCCGGGCACGCCGTCGACCGCGGAGTACATGTCCATCGGCGACACTACGACCCGGTTCGCCAGCTCCAGCGAACCGATTCGGACGGGCTGGAACATCGGCGGCGCGACCGAAGTGCCGAGCGAATCAGCGAACCACTGGTCCAGTGACGCGGCGAACTCCCGGTCGCGCAGCTTCAGGTTGTCGTAGGTGACGCGACGGCTGCGAGTGAGCAGGTTGAACGCGAACTGCTCCGGGTCTTGATGCGTGTACTGGGCCAGGTTCTCGAACCACTCCAGGCTCGCCTGCGCGGCGCGCTGGGTGGAAGCGACTACCGGACGACGCTCTTCTTCGTACGCGGCAAGGGCTTCCGGCACGGTCGGCTGCTCGTGCAGGCACGCGGCGAGCGCCAGCGCGTCTTCCATCGCGAGCTTCGTGCCCGAACCGATCGAGAAGTGCGCGGTGTGCGCGGCGTCGCCGAGCAGCACGACGTTGTCGTGCACCCAGCTTCCGCACCGGACAGTGCCGAAGGTGGCCCACTTCGAGTTGTTGGCCAGCACTTGATGCCCGGCGAAGATGTCCGTGCAGAGCGAGCGGATCAGCTCGATGGACTTCTCGTCGCTCTCGCCTGGCCCCAGCCCGGTGGCGGCGATCGGGCCGAACGCGCGCTGCCACACGTCTTCGTGCATCTCCAGGATGAACGTGCTGCCGTCGCGGCCGTACGGGTAACCGTGGACCTGCATGATGCCGTGCGGCGTCTCGAGGACGTGGAACTTGAACGCGTCGAAGACCAAGTCGGTGCCGAGCCAGATATAGCGGCACTGCCGGGTCTCGACGGTCGGCTGGAACGCGCCGGCGAACGTCGCCCGCACCGCGGAGTTGACCCCGTCGGCGGCGACCACCAGGTCGGACGAGGCGGCCAGCGTCGCCGGATCCGGGGCGGTGCTGCGGAATCGGACATCGATACCCATTTCCCGGCAGCGCTGCTGCAGGATCGCCAGCAGCCGTTTGCGGCTCATCGCGGCGAACCCGTGCCCGCCGGAGGTGGAGACGGTGCCGCGGTAGTGCACGTCGATGTCGTCCCAGCGGGCGAACTCGCGGCTCATCGCGTCGTGCACGGCCGCGTCGGCGTGCTCGATGCCGCCGAGGGTCTCGTCGGAGAAGACGACGCCGAAGCCGAACGTGTCGTCCGGCGCGTTGCGTTCCCAGACGGTGATCTCGTGGTCCGGCCCGAGTTGCTTCGCGAGCACGGCGAAGTAGAGGCCCGCTGGCCCGCCGCCGACTACTGAAATCCGCACGCCGCTCAGGGTATGTCGTGTGAACTACGGTCGTCAAGAAGACGAGAGATGGGTTAGGCTCCCGGCATGGAGCGGATCAATCCCCCGGAGCTGGGCAAGCCGTCCGGGTTCTCGCACGCGGTGACCGCCGAGGGCAGGCTGGTGTTCCTGGCCGGGCAGACCGCGCTGGACGCCGATGGCCGGATCGTCGGCGACGGCGTGGTGGCGCAGTTCGAGCAGGCGCTCGGCAACCTGCTGACCGCGTTGCGCGCGGCCGGCGGCGGGCCCGCGGACCTGTGCAGCCTGACCGTCTACATCGTCGACATGGACGACTACAAAGCCCGCGCGCGGGAGATCGGCCGGGTGTGGAAGCGCCTGGTGGGCGCCGATTATCCGGCGATGGCGGGCATCGGCGTGAGCCGGCTGTGGGACGTCGAGGCGCTGGTGGAAGTGCAGGGGTACGCGGTCCTCAGCCGCTGATGACCGCGCGCAGGTGCTTGCGCGCGGCGTCTTCGAGCCGGTCGTGCAGTGCGAAGAACACTTCGGCGGCACGGATGCCGGACCAGCCGTCCGGCAGCAGTTCGGCGGGCAGGCACGGGTCCAGGTACGGCATCCGCCGCCAGTCGGTGAGCACCCGCAGGTAGTCCGCGAACGCTTCGTCGGCCGGGGTCGTGCGCCGCCGCTGCCAGCGCCGCAGCGTCGGTTCGTGCTCCTCGCGGAAAGCCGTGTACAGCTCGTCCAGCTGATCCAGGTCCCACCACTCGCGGACCTTCTCGGCCGGGTCGCCGAACGCCAGGTGCTCAGCGCGGAAGAGGTCGGCGTATTCGGAGAGTTCCAGCCGGTCGAGGGTGTCGACGGTGGCCTCGTACAGGTGCGCGGGCGCGATCCAGACCCCGGAGGACGCGGTGCCGAACCCGAGCCGCGACAGCTGGGTGCGCAGCACGTGCCGCTTGTGCCGTTCGGCCTCCGGCACC
This sequence is a window from Amycolatopsis benzoatilytica AK 16/65. Protein-coding genes within it:
- a CDS encoding bifunctional salicylyl-CoA 5-hydroxylase/oxidoreductase is translated as MRISVVGGGPAGLYFAVLAKQLGPDHEITVWERNAPDDTFGFGVVFSDETLGGIEHADAAVHDAMSREFARWDDIDVHYRGTVSTSGGHGFAAMSRKRLLAILQQRCREMGIDVRFRSTAPDPATLAASSDLVVAADGVNSAVRATFAGAFQPTVETRQCRYIWLGTDLVFDAFKFHVLETPHGIMQVHGYPYGRDGSTFILEMHEDVWQRAFGPIAATGLGPGESDEKSIELIRSLCTDIFAGHQVLANNSKWATFGTVRCGSWVHDNVVLLGDAAHTAHFSIGSGTKLAMEDALALAACLHEQPTVPEALAAYEEERRPVVASTQRAAQASLEWFENLAQYTHQDPEQFAFNLLTRSRRVTYDNLKLRDREFAASLDQWFADSLGTSVAPPMFQPVRIGSLELANRVVVSPMDMYSAVDGVPGEFHLVHLGSKALGGAGLVMTEMICVSAEGRITPGCPGLYNSEQEAAWERIVSFVHRETPAKIGLQLGHSGRKGSTKLMWEGIDDPLPEGNWEVCAPSALPYSANNQTPRELSVAELAEIRDQFVAAAEAAARAGFDLLELHCAHGYLLSSFLSPLTNHRTDAYGGSPENRLRFPLEVFDAIRAVWPADRPLTVRISATDWFEGGNDAEEAVAIAQAFAEHGAAAIDVSTGQVVSEEKPKFGRSYQTPYADRIRNEVGRRYGTAVIAVGAISSYDDVNSLILAGRADLCALGRTHLFDPQWTLHAAAAQDYPVEWPKQWAAGKRAPQTGRTDGPEPRLDLVRTGGHQTAHARWRPEEAR
- a CDS encoding PaaX family transcriptional regulator produces the protein MTAVPETTDVDGGRAAQPRHLIVSVYGVHHQAGGKWLSVAALIDLLAVVGIDEPAVRSSISRLKRRGVLEAVRLDGAAGYELSGTALDLLHEGDDRIFRRDRAKLADGWLLAVFSVPEAERHKRHVLRTQLSRLGFGTASSGVWIAPAHLYEATVDTLDRLELSEYADLFRAEHLAFGDPAEKVREWWDLDQLDELYTAFREEHEPTLRRWQRRRTTPADEAFADYLRVLTDWRRMPYLDPCLPAELLPDGWSGIRAAEVFFALHDRLEDAARKHLRAVISG
- a CDS encoding RidA family protein — protein: MERINPPELGKPSGFSHAVTAEGRLVFLAGQTALDADGRIVGDGVVAQFEQALGNLLTALRAAGGGPADLCSLTVYIVDMDDYKARAREIGRVWKRLVGADYPAMAGIGVSRLWDVEALVEVQGYAVLSR